A window from Cryobacterium sp. SO1 encodes these proteins:
- a CDS encoding alanine--glyoxylate aminotransferase family protein — protein MGPGPVNADPRVLRAMSAQLVGQYDPSMTAYMNETMELYRGVFQTTNEQTLLIDGTSRAGIEAALVSLISPGDRVLVPIFGRFGHLLREIAERAGAEVHVREVEWGTVFTPAQIEQAIRETKPALLAIVHGDTSTTVAQPLDELGDICARHGVLFYTDVTASLAGNTFEADAWGLDAVTAGLQKCLGGPSGSAPATFSPRAVEVINARKSIEAGIREAGDAVSLHPIRSNYFDLSMIFDYWGPKRLNHHTEATTMLYGARECARLLVDEGIDAAVERHRLHGAAMLAGVQGLGLAVFGDASHRMNNVVAVRIPEGVTGDAVRGELLGDFGIEIGTSFGPLRGLVWRIGTMGYNARKDTVLTTLAALEQVLRRSGATVTGGGGVGAAYEIYQDAAGS, from the coding sequence ATGGGCCCAGGCCCCGTCAACGCCGACCCGCGGGTGTTGCGCGCCATGTCCGCCCAGCTGGTGGGCCAGTACGACCCGTCGATGACGGCGTACATGAACGAGACCATGGAGCTCTACCGGGGCGTCTTCCAGACCACGAACGAGCAGACCCTGCTCATCGACGGCACCTCCCGGGCCGGCATCGAAGCGGCCCTGGTGTCGCTGATCAGCCCCGGCGACCGGGTGCTTGTGCCCATCTTCGGCCGGTTCGGCCATCTGCTGCGCGAGATCGCCGAACGCGCCGGCGCCGAGGTGCACGTGCGGGAGGTCGAGTGGGGCACCGTGTTCACCCCCGCCCAGATCGAGCAGGCCATCCGCGAGACCAAACCGGCCCTGCTGGCGATCGTGCACGGCGACACCTCCACCACCGTGGCCCAGCCGCTCGACGAACTCGGCGACATCTGCGCCAGGCACGGTGTGCTGTTCTACACCGACGTCACCGCGTCGCTGGCCGGCAACACCTTCGAGGCGGATGCCTGGGGCCTGGACGCCGTGACCGCCGGCTTGCAGAAATGCCTGGGCGGCCCTTCCGGATCGGCGCCGGCCACCTTCTCGCCGCGCGCCGTGGAGGTGATCAACGCCCGCAAGAGCATCGAAGCGGGCATCCGCGAGGCCGGCGACGCCGTGAGCTTGCACCCGATCCGCTCCAACTACTTCGACCTGTCGATGATCTTCGACTACTGGGGTCCGAAACGGCTGAACCACCACACCGAGGCCACCACCATGCTCTACGGCGCGCGGGAGTGTGCTCGGCTTCTGGTGGACGAGGGCATCGACGCGGCCGTTGAGCGGCACCGGCTGCACGGTGCCGCGATGCTCGCGGGCGTGCAGGGCCTGGGCCTGGCCGTCTTCGGCGACGCCTCGCACCGGATGAACAACGTTGTGGCCGTGCGCATCCCCGAGGGCGTCACCGGCGACGCCGTGCGCGGCGAGCTGCTGGGCGACTTCGGCATCGAGATCGGCACCTCGTTCGGCCCGCTGCGCGGCTTGGTCTGGCGCATCGGCACCATGGGTTACAACGCCCGCAAAGACACCGTGCTCACCACCCTGGCCGCCCTCGAGCAGGTGCTGCGTCGCTCCGGCGCAACCGTGACCGGCGGCGGCGGAGTGGGCGCCGCGTACGAGATCTACCAGGATGCCGCGGGCTCGTGA
- a CDS encoding allantoate amidohydrolase, translating into MTTPEPRDGSGARTSAAAVLERCDELAGHTSAPDGLIERVYLSPEHTAVNALAAGWMRDAGMATWQDAAGNQCGRLEGATPGLPALLLGSHLDTVPSAGRYDGILGVLTGIAVVERIAASGRALPFALEVVAFGDEEGTRFGTALLGSRALAGTWLDAWWELTDEAGATLHDAFLAFGLDPAAITAAARTSNDFVGYLETHIEQGPLLEERALPLGIVSSIAGARRFQITITGRAGHSGTPWTHRRDALAGASEAIVAIERLARDADLIATVGHLEVFPDAVNVIAGLAEFSLDLRGRFDADRDDVWQQIEALLEEICAARGLHVAVHQTHSAPAAHCSDRLRAVIAAGISAAGIRAGAAEEAEPLELLSMAGHDAMAIAHLTEIGMLFVRCAGGVSHHPDESVTEADVARALDAFEATVLALADALPAQAPQPEGPA; encoded by the coding sequence GTGACGACGCCGGAGCCCCGGGACGGATCGGGAGCGCGCACGAGCGCCGCCGCAGTCCTTGAGCGCTGCGACGAACTCGCCGGACACACCAGCGCGCCCGACGGCCTGATCGAGCGAGTCTACCTCTCGCCGGAGCACACTGCCGTGAATGCCCTCGCCGCCGGCTGGATGCGGGACGCCGGCATGGCCACTTGGCAGGACGCCGCGGGCAACCAGTGCGGCCGCCTCGAGGGCGCCACCCCCGGCCTTCCCGCGCTGCTGCTCGGCTCGCACCTGGACACCGTGCCGTCGGCGGGCCGGTACGACGGCATCCTCGGCGTGCTCACCGGCATCGCCGTGGTCGAGCGCATTGCCGCCAGCGGCCGCGCCCTGCCGTTCGCCCTGGAGGTGGTGGCCTTCGGCGACGAAGAGGGCACCCGGTTCGGCACCGCTCTGCTGGGCAGCCGGGCGCTGGCCGGCACCTGGCTGGATGCCTGGTGGGAGCTGACCGACGAGGCCGGCGCCACCCTGCACGACGCGTTTCTGGCCTTCGGCCTCGACCCGGCCGCGATCACCGCCGCCGCCCGCACTTCCAACGACTTCGTCGGCTACCTCGAGACCCACATCGAGCAGGGACCGCTGCTCGAGGAGCGCGCCCTGCCGCTGGGCATCGTGTCGTCGATCGCCGGGGCCCGGCGCTTCCAGATCACCATCACCGGCAGGGCCGGCCACTCCGGCACCCCGTGGACCCACCGCCGGGACGCCCTGGCCGGCGCCAGCGAGGCCATCGTGGCCATCGAAAGGCTCGCCCGCGACGCCGACCTCATCGCCACCGTGGGGCACCTCGAGGTATTCCCCGACGCCGTGAACGTGATCGCCGGCCTGGCCGAGTTCAGTCTCGACCTGCGCGGCCGGTTCGACGCGGACCGCGACGACGTCTGGCAGCAGATCGAGGCCCTGCTCGAGGAGATCTGCGCCGCCCGCGGCCTGCACGTCGCGGTGCACCAGACCCACTCGGCGCCCGCGGCGCACTGCAGCGACAGGTTGCGCGCGGTGATCGCGGCGGGCATCAGTGCTGCGGGCATCCGCGCCGGCGCCGCTGAAGAAGCCGAACCGCTGGAGCTGCTCTCGATGGCAGGCCATGACGCTATGGCGATTGCCCACCTCACCGAGATCGGCATGCTGTTCGTGCGCTGCGCCGGGGGAGTGAGCCACCACCCCGACGAATCCGTCACCGAAGCCGATGTGGCCCGGGCGCTGGATGCCTTCGAGGCCACCGTGCTCGCCCTGGCCGACGCTCTCCCGGCCCAGGCACCGCAGCCGGAGGGCCCGGCATGA
- a CDS encoding MurR/RpiR family transcriptional regulator: MTMNIGQRIDGRYGELSPQEQRAADFILDHMSDLAVYNASELARLSGVSKATVSRLFRRLGFQDSAEVREHARALRSLGAPLGGPGASAGTPSRLAAHAEAEHDNLRRLLVTLEDGRLDDAARLVQSAQNVVIVGLRNSYPLALHLRQQLVQARAHVRLAPLPGQSLGEELAGLGPRDVVVLMGFRRRVSGFGDIVAAIRRRDVPLVLIADSSARKYSDQATHWLECPVDSVSAFDSYATAMSLVNLLATGAMGVQVRESRTRIAAITSVYEDLEELEAPW, translated from the coding sequence ATGACCATGAACATCGGCCAGCGCATCGACGGCCGGTACGGCGAACTGTCGCCGCAGGAGCAGCGCGCCGCGGACTTCATCCTCGACCACATGAGCGACCTCGCGGTGTACAACGCGTCGGAGCTGGCCAGGCTCAGCGGGGTGTCCAAGGCCACCGTGTCCAGGCTGTTCCGCCGGCTCGGCTTCCAGGACTCCGCCGAGGTGCGCGAGCACGCCAGGGCCCTCCGCAGCCTGGGCGCACCGCTCGGCGGCCCCGGCGCATCCGCCGGCACCCCGTCGAGACTCGCCGCTCACGCCGAAGCCGAACACGACAACCTGCGCCGCCTGCTGGTGACCCTGGAGGACGGCCGGCTGGATGACGCCGCCCGGCTGGTGCAGTCGGCCCAGAACGTGGTGATCGTGGGGCTGCGCAACAGCTACCCGCTCGCGTTGCACCTGCGGCAGCAGCTGGTGCAGGCGCGCGCCCACGTGCGGCTCGCGCCGCTGCCCGGCCAGTCGCTCGGCGAGGAGCTGGCCGGCCTGGGCCCGCGTGACGTGGTTGTGCTGATGGGCTTCCGCCGCCGGGTGTCCGGCTTCGGCGATATCGTCGCGGCCATCCGTCGGCGCGACGTGCCGCTGGTGCTCATCGCCGACTCCTCGGCCCGCAAGTACTCCGACCAGGCCACGCACTGGCTGGAATGCCCGGTGGACTCGGTGTCGGCGTTCGACAGCTATGCCACGGCGATGAGCCTGGTGAACCTGCTCGCCACCGGCGCGATGGGCGTGCAGGTGCGCGAAAGCCGCACCCGCATCGCGGCCATCACCAGTGTCTATGAAGACCTCGAGGAACTCGAAGCCCCCTGGTGA
- a CDS encoding NTP transferase domain-containing protein, whose protein sequence is MHSHDLTRPAHAPRVAGLVLAAGAGSRYGGPKALVVEATGEPWLVRAALALDAAGCDPILVVLGASGAEAESLLRAAADRFERPDRLQVVHAQDWAAGLSASLDAGLDRLLRDKPEDDGDSVTAVALVPVDVPDLTADTVRRLIDGASPLTLRQANFAGRPGHPVVIGREHWAPLRAGLTGDTGARPYLVAHRVTAVSCDDLGTGLDVDEPSTE, encoded by the coding sequence ATGCATTCCCACGATCTCACCCGGCCGGCACACGCGCCGCGGGTGGCCGGGCTGGTCCTGGCCGCCGGCGCCGGCAGCCGGTACGGAGGCCCCAAGGCGCTGGTCGTCGAGGCGACCGGGGAACCCTGGCTGGTGCGTGCCGCCCTGGCCCTGGACGCCGCCGGCTGCGATCCGATCCTGGTGGTGCTGGGGGCGAGCGGCGCCGAAGCGGAGAGCTTGCTTCGCGCAGCTGCCGACCGGTTCGAGCGGCCGGACAGGCTACAGGTTGTGCACGCCCAGGACTGGGCAGCGGGGCTGTCGGCGTCCCTCGATGCCGGGCTCGACAGGCTGCTACGCGACAAGCCGGAGGACGACGGCGACTCCGTGACCGCCGTGGCCCTGGTGCCGGTGGATGTGCCCGACCTCACCGCCGACACCGTGCGACGCCTGATCGACGGAGCGAGCCCGCTCACCCTCCGACAGGCGAACTTCGCGGGCCGGCCCGGGCATCCGGTGGTTATCGGCCGCGAGCACTGGGCGCCGCTGCGAGCGGGCCTGACCGGCGACACCGGTGCGCGACCGTACCTGGTGGCACACCGAGTGACCGCGGTGTCCTGCGACGACCTGGGCACGGGCCTGGACGTCGACGAGCCGTCAACCGAATGA